A DNA window from Camelina sativa cultivar DH55 chromosome 13, Cs, whole genome shotgun sequence contains the following coding sequences:
- the LOC104737691 gene encoding uncharacterized protein LOC104737691 isoform X2, whose protein sequence is MSIANEQQFPMDQLVETSDDSRKKPRISYTRKFLLSLSEKDVCKKLPNLPGEFDEALLLDFEDPSPERVRISGDFSSHGFRRNDYSSSPPTRGELGSNSRGIHGRWEGRSGGWNDKDSDSHSDRDSGELGRRSGMPSRRPWQAPEHDGLLGKGSFPKPSGFGAGTSGPRPQSNDSHQLSRTNEPYYPPRPYKAPPFIRRDTRDSLNDETFGSSDSTSEDRAEEEKKRRASFELLRKEHQKAFQERQKSNPDLRKNDFDFTELLGESKDEKGRPSRGDEVNNTPTIPGSNNTSFSSQSSAPRPLVPPGFASTILERKQGEKTQIETSQHERSPLNSKGINVVNGTSVNNGEKPSGIKIGSSEVLIEGEDGRVSSTDASERAGYPKKSEQATMTLDNKKSLEISEGPSILDKIFNTAINLNTGDSSNITEKKVEKVEETRSPQIAKSSKFAHLFLEEDNKPVEDLPSSGPPRGLLSLLQGADKLQTFDTKAKGELSTDFPFQGHSTKSTDQLSKPVTAVPPVLTCEDLEQSILSEVSDSYHPPPPPVDQDLSVSSVKKTKQRKTSVDDQASQHLLSLLQRGADPTSQEMQLLSVTERRPPPSSVKSTTAGEADPGKSLTLENLFGSAFMNELQSIGEPVSGRAMVSDAPGVPLRSERSVGELSQRNQIRPDGLPGGILALPEDGNLLAVGGHANPQKYISFPGSQNQEPEVAFNIWDKLAALNSGPRNERPTMGGQDGPFLHQHPQQYATDPSSHLNGSGPVFHPFDSRHAHVKPQLDFMGPGSIIAQHHDPPPNHRFPPNMIHRPPFHHTTTSGHPEFDRLPPHMMQKMHMQDNLQHQHLMQGFPGGGPQHHHSPHVNNQMPGLIPELNPSQGFPFPHRQPNYGMPPPGTQVNRGEHPASLQALLGIQQRIDPSKQIPTVGQAGGPNRQGSMGHELDLGFGYR, encoded by the exons ATGAGTATAGCAAATGAACAACAATTTCCCATGGATCAACTTGTCGAAACCAGTGATGATTCCAGAAa GAAACCAAGAATATCATACACGAGAAAGTTTCTTTTATCCTTGAGTGAGAAAGATGTTTGCAAGAAGCTGCCTAATCTGCCCGGTGAATTTGATGAAGcactgttgct TGACTTCGAAGATCCTTCACCCGAGCGAGTAAGAATTTCTGGCGATTTTTCGTCCCATGGTTTCAGGCGGAATGACTATAGTTCATCCCCTCCCACCAGGGGTGAATTAGGTAGTAACTCTCGAGGCATTCATGGAAGATGGGAAGGGCGCTCAGGTGGATGGAATGATAAAGATAGCGATTCACATTCAGACCGGGACTCAG GAGAGCTTGGGAGGCGTTCTGGTATGCCATCTCGGAGGCCTTGGCAAGCACCTGAGCATGATGGACTTCTGGGGAAAGGTTCTTTCCCTAAGCCTTCTGGATTTGGTGCAGGAACATCAGGCCCCAGACCTCAATCTAATGACTCACATCAGCTGAGTAGAACCAATGAACCATACTATCCTCCTCGCCCATACAAG GCGCCACCTTTCATCAGACGTGACACTAGAGACTCACTCAATGATGAGACATTTGGTTCTTCTGATTCTACGAGTGAAGatagagcagaagaagaaaaaaaaagaagag CTTCTTTTGAGTTGTTGAGGAAGGAACATCAGAAAGCATTCCAGGAGAGGCAAAAATCAAACCCGGACTTACGTAAAAACGACTTTGATTTTACTGAACTTCTTGGGGAGTCCAAAGATGAAAAAGGGCGTCCAAGTAGAGGCGATGAAGTCAATAATACTCCAACGATTCCTGGTTCTAATAAcacctctttttcttctcaaagtAGTGCACCCAGACCGCTTGTGCCTCCTGGTTTTGCAAGCacaattttggaaagaaaacaaGGGGAAAAAACGCAA ATTGAAACTTCTCAACATGAGCGTAGTCCTTTAAATTCCAAAGGCATTAATGTGGTGAATGGAACATCTGTTAATAATGGGGAAAAACCGTCGGGAATCAAGATAGGTTCAAGTGAGGTGCTGATAGAAGGTGAAGATGGTCGTGTCTCCTCCACTGATGCAAGTGAACGGGCT GGGTACCCTAAAAAAAGTGAGCAAGCTACAATGACGTTGGACAATAAGAAAAGCTTGGAGATTTCAGAGGGGCCATCAATTCTGGATAAGATATTCAACACCGCTATAAATTTGAATACTGGTGACTCCTCTAATATTACTGAG AAAAAAGTCGAAAAGGTAGAAGAAACACGGAGTCCTCAGATCGCTAAATCCTCCAAGTTCGCACATCTATTTCTTGAAGAAG ATAACAAACCAGTCGAAGATCTCCCATCCAGTGGGCCACCAAGAGGCTTACTGTCACTACTTCAAGGTGCAGATAAGTTGCAAACCTTTGATACAAAAGCAAAGGGAGAATTATCAACGGATTTTCCTTTTCAAGGCCATTCCACTAAAAGCACGGATCAGTTAAGTAAACCAGTAACAGCTGTTCCACCTGTTCTCACTTGTGAAGACCTTGAGCAGTCTATTCTGTCAGAAGTCAGTGACAGCTATCATCCACCTCCGCCACCAGTTGACCAAGACTTGAGTGTTTCTTCAGTAAAAAAGACCAAACAGCGGAAAACATCTGTTGATGACCAGGCTTCGCAGCACCTTCTTTCTTTACTACAGAGAGGTGCAGACCCAACTAGTCAAGAGATGCAGCTACTTTCAGTTACAGAGAGGAGACCACCACCTTCATCTGTGAAATCAACTACAGCTGGAGAAGCAGATCCAGGGAAGTCTTTGACTCTTGAGAATCTGTTTGGTAGTGCCTTCATGAACGAACTGCAGTCAATTGGAGAACCAGTCTCTGGAAGAGCTATGGTTTCTGATGCTCCAGGTGTCCCACTTCGATCAGAACGATCTGTTGGTGAACTGAGTCAAAGAAACCAGATCAGACCTGACGGTCTCCCCGGAGGGATTCTAGCCCTTCCAGAAGATGGTAACTTACTTGCGGTTGGCGGTCATGCAAACCCACAAAAATACATCTCTTTTCCAGGGTCTCAGAATCAAGAGCCTGAAGTAGCTTTCAACATCTGGGACAAGTTAGCTGCCTTAAACTCTGGTCCAAGGAACGAAAGACCAACAATGGGAGGTCAAGATGGTCCTTTTCTTCACCAACATCCCCAACAATACGCGACCGATCCCTCTTCTCACTTGAATGGTTCAGGCCCAGTATTCCATCCGTTCGATTCACGACATGCTCATGTAAAACCTCAGCTCGATTTCATGGGACCAGGAAGCATCATAGCTCAACATCATGATCCTCCACCAAATCACCGGTTTCCACCAAACATGATTCATCGTCCACCTTTTCATCATACAACAACCAGTGGACACCCCGAGTTTGATCGCCTTCCTCCACATATGATGCAGAAGATGCATATGCAAGACAACCTGCAACACCAACATCTAATGCAGGGATTCCCGGGTGGTGGTCCACAACACCATCACTCTCCTcatgtaaacaatcaaatgcCCGGGCTCATTCCCGAGTTAAATCCGTCACAAGGCTTTCCCTTTCCCCATCGCCAGCCCAATTACGGTATGCCACCACCAG GTACTCAAGTCAACAGAGGAGAGCATCCAGCTTCACTGCAGGCACTGTTGGGGATTCAGCAGAGGATAGACCCATCCAAGCAGATACCAACAGTGGGTCAAGCCGGTGGTCCTAATCGTCAAGGCTCTATGGGACATGAACTCGACCTTGGGTTTGGCTACAGGTAA
- the LOC104737691 gene encoding uncharacterized protein LOC104737691 isoform X1 encodes MSIANEQQFPMDQLVETSDDSRKKPRISYTRKFLLSLSEKDVCKKLPNLPGEFDEALLLDFEDPSPERVRISGDFSSHGFRRNDYSSSPPTRGELGSNSRGIHGRWEGRSGGWNDKDSDSHSDRDSGELGRRSGMPSRRPWQAPEHDGLLGKGSFPKPSGFGAGTSGPRPQSNDSHQLSRTNEPYYPPRPYKAPPFIRRDTRDSLNDETFGSSDSTSEDRAEEEKKRRASFELLRKEHQKAFQERQKSNPDLRKNDFDFTELLGESKDEKGRPSRGDEVNNTPTIPGSNNTSFSSQSSAPRPLVPPGFASTILERKQGEKTQIETSQHERSPLNSKGINVVNGTSVNNGEKPSGIKIGSSEVLIEGEDGRVSSTDASERAVSISSFLGISTDTVHKDKSFEKLSFISTPAETQGYPKKSEQATMTLDNKKSLEISEGPSILDKIFNTAINLNTGDSSNITEKKVEKVEETRSPQIAKSSKFAHLFLEEDNKPVEDLPSSGPPRGLLSLLQGADKLQTFDTKAKGELSTDFPFQGHSTKSTDQLSKPVTAVPPVLTCEDLEQSILSEVSDSYHPPPPPVDQDLSVSSVKKTKQRKTSVDDQASQHLLSLLQRGADPTSQEMQLLSVTERRPPPSSVKSTTAGEADPGKSLTLENLFGSAFMNELQSIGEPVSGRAMVSDAPGVPLRSERSVGELSQRNQIRPDGLPGGILALPEDGNLLAVGGHANPQKYISFPGSQNQEPEVAFNIWDKLAALNSGPRNERPTMGGQDGPFLHQHPQQYATDPSSHLNGSGPVFHPFDSRHAHVKPQLDFMGPGSIIAQHHDPPPNHRFPPNMIHRPPFHHTTTSGHPEFDRLPPHMMQKMHMQDNLQHQHLMQGFPGGGPQHHHSPHVNNQMPGLIPELNPSQGFPFPHRQPNYGMPPPGTQVNRGEHPASLQALLGIQQRIDPSKQIPTVGQAGGPNRQGSMGHELDLGFGYR; translated from the exons ATGAGTATAGCAAATGAACAACAATTTCCCATGGATCAACTTGTCGAAACCAGTGATGATTCCAGAAa GAAACCAAGAATATCATACACGAGAAAGTTTCTTTTATCCTTGAGTGAGAAAGATGTTTGCAAGAAGCTGCCTAATCTGCCCGGTGAATTTGATGAAGcactgttgct TGACTTCGAAGATCCTTCACCCGAGCGAGTAAGAATTTCTGGCGATTTTTCGTCCCATGGTTTCAGGCGGAATGACTATAGTTCATCCCCTCCCACCAGGGGTGAATTAGGTAGTAACTCTCGAGGCATTCATGGAAGATGGGAAGGGCGCTCAGGTGGATGGAATGATAAAGATAGCGATTCACATTCAGACCGGGACTCAG GAGAGCTTGGGAGGCGTTCTGGTATGCCATCTCGGAGGCCTTGGCAAGCACCTGAGCATGATGGACTTCTGGGGAAAGGTTCTTTCCCTAAGCCTTCTGGATTTGGTGCAGGAACATCAGGCCCCAGACCTCAATCTAATGACTCACATCAGCTGAGTAGAACCAATGAACCATACTATCCTCCTCGCCCATACAAG GCGCCACCTTTCATCAGACGTGACACTAGAGACTCACTCAATGATGAGACATTTGGTTCTTCTGATTCTACGAGTGAAGatagagcagaagaagaaaaaaaaagaagag CTTCTTTTGAGTTGTTGAGGAAGGAACATCAGAAAGCATTCCAGGAGAGGCAAAAATCAAACCCGGACTTACGTAAAAACGACTTTGATTTTACTGAACTTCTTGGGGAGTCCAAAGATGAAAAAGGGCGTCCAAGTAGAGGCGATGAAGTCAATAATACTCCAACGATTCCTGGTTCTAATAAcacctctttttcttctcaaagtAGTGCACCCAGACCGCTTGTGCCTCCTGGTTTTGCAAGCacaattttggaaagaaaacaaGGGGAAAAAACGCAA ATTGAAACTTCTCAACATGAGCGTAGTCCTTTAAATTCCAAAGGCATTAATGTGGTGAATGGAACATCTGTTAATAATGGGGAAAAACCGTCGGGAATCAAGATAGGTTCAAGTGAGGTGCTGATAGAAGGTGAAGATGGTCGTGTCTCCTCCACTGATGCAAGTGAACGGGCTGTTAGTATCTCCTCATTTCTAGGAATATCTACAGATACAGTTCATAAGGATAAAAGTTTTGAAAAGCTTTCCTTCATCTCTACTCCTGCTGAAACCCAGGGGTACCCTAAAAAAAGTGAGCAAGCTACAATGACGTTGGACAATAAGAAAAGCTTGGAGATTTCAGAGGGGCCATCAATTCTGGATAAGATATTCAACACCGCTATAAATTTGAATACTGGTGACTCCTCTAATATTACTGAG AAAAAAGTCGAAAAGGTAGAAGAAACACGGAGTCCTCAGATCGCTAAATCCTCCAAGTTCGCACATCTATTTCTTGAAGAAG ATAACAAACCAGTCGAAGATCTCCCATCCAGTGGGCCACCAAGAGGCTTACTGTCACTACTTCAAGGTGCAGATAAGTTGCAAACCTTTGATACAAAAGCAAAGGGAGAATTATCAACGGATTTTCCTTTTCAAGGCCATTCCACTAAAAGCACGGATCAGTTAAGTAAACCAGTAACAGCTGTTCCACCTGTTCTCACTTGTGAAGACCTTGAGCAGTCTATTCTGTCAGAAGTCAGTGACAGCTATCATCCACCTCCGCCACCAGTTGACCAAGACTTGAGTGTTTCTTCAGTAAAAAAGACCAAACAGCGGAAAACATCTGTTGATGACCAGGCTTCGCAGCACCTTCTTTCTTTACTACAGAGAGGTGCAGACCCAACTAGTCAAGAGATGCAGCTACTTTCAGTTACAGAGAGGAGACCACCACCTTCATCTGTGAAATCAACTACAGCTGGAGAAGCAGATCCAGGGAAGTCTTTGACTCTTGAGAATCTGTTTGGTAGTGCCTTCATGAACGAACTGCAGTCAATTGGAGAACCAGTCTCTGGAAGAGCTATGGTTTCTGATGCTCCAGGTGTCCCACTTCGATCAGAACGATCTGTTGGTGAACTGAGTCAAAGAAACCAGATCAGACCTGACGGTCTCCCCGGAGGGATTCTAGCCCTTCCAGAAGATGGTAACTTACTTGCGGTTGGCGGTCATGCAAACCCACAAAAATACATCTCTTTTCCAGGGTCTCAGAATCAAGAGCCTGAAGTAGCTTTCAACATCTGGGACAAGTTAGCTGCCTTAAACTCTGGTCCAAGGAACGAAAGACCAACAATGGGAGGTCAAGATGGTCCTTTTCTTCACCAACATCCCCAACAATACGCGACCGATCCCTCTTCTCACTTGAATGGTTCAGGCCCAGTATTCCATCCGTTCGATTCACGACATGCTCATGTAAAACCTCAGCTCGATTTCATGGGACCAGGAAGCATCATAGCTCAACATCATGATCCTCCACCAAATCACCGGTTTCCACCAAACATGATTCATCGTCCACCTTTTCATCATACAACAACCAGTGGACACCCCGAGTTTGATCGCCTTCCTCCACATATGATGCAGAAGATGCATATGCAAGACAACCTGCAACACCAACATCTAATGCAGGGATTCCCGGGTGGTGGTCCACAACACCATCACTCTCCTcatgtaaacaatcaaatgcCCGGGCTCATTCCCGAGTTAAATCCGTCACAAGGCTTTCCCTTTCCCCATCGCCAGCCCAATTACGGTATGCCACCACCAG GTACTCAAGTCAACAGAGGAGAGCATCCAGCTTCACTGCAGGCACTGTTGGGGATTCAGCAGAGGATAGACCCATCCAAGCAGATACCAACAGTGGGTCAAGCCGGTGGTCCTAATCGTCAAGGCTCTATGGGACATGAACTCGACCTTGGGTTTGGCTACAGGTAA
- the LOC104737690 gene encoding protein REVEILLE 5-like, giving the protein MVSVNPRPKGFPYFDPVDMSLPSSSDGFGSTPVTGRTNNNTVSFSEDQTTKIRKPYTIKKSRENWTEQEHDKFLEALHLFDRDWKKIEAFVGSKTVVQIRSHAQKYFLKVQKSGANEHLPPPRPKRKASHPYPQKAPKNVAAFTSQVIGPGYLYTSDSRSLLGNQAVCASTSSSWNHEPTTNLPKPVIEEEPGVSATAIPKNICSKEDTTRRRVQVLTKPSEEESCEKPRRVMPDFAEVYSFIGSVFDPNTSGHLQRLKQMDPINMETVLLLMRNLSVNLTSPEFAEQRRLISSYSAKALK; this is encoded by the exons ATGGTGTCTGTAAACCCTAGGCCTAAGGGTTTTCCATATTTCGATCCCGTCGATATGAGTTTACCGAGCTCCTCCGATGGATTTGGTTCGACTCCGGTCACCGGACGAACTAATAATAATACGGTGTCGTTTTCAGAAGATCAGACGACGAAGATCCGGAAGCCGTACACAATCAAGAAGTCGAGAGAGAATTGGACAGAGCAAGAACACGATAAATTCTTAGAAGCTCTTCATTT ATTTGATCGAGATTGGAAGAAAATAGAAGCATTTGTTGGATCAAAAACAGTGGTACAG ATAAGGAGCCATGCTCagaaatattttctaaaagtaCAAAAGAGTGGTGCTAATGAACACCTTCCACCTCCTCGTCCCAAGAGGAAAGCTTCTCATCCTTATCCTCAAAAGGCTCCTAAAAATGTTGCTGCTTTTACGTCTCAAGTCATTGGACCTGGTTACTTGTACACCTCTGATTCTCGTTCATTGCTGGGAAACCAGGCTGTTTGTGCATCTACCTCTTCTTCTTGGAATCATGAACCAACTACCAATCTGCCTAAACCGGTCATTGAAG AGGAACCAGGAGTCTCGGCCACAGCTATTCCTAAGAATATTTGCAGTAAGGAAGATACAACACGGAGGAGGGTACAAGTATTGACAAAGCctagtgaagaagaaagttgtgaaaAGCCACGTCGAG TGATGCCGGATTTTGCTGAAGTTTACAGCTTCATTGGAAGTGTCTTCGATCCCAACACTTCTGGCCACCTCCAGAGATTGAAGCAGATGGATCCAATAAATATGGAAACG GTTCTTTTACTAATGAGAAACCTGTCTGTAAATCTGACAAGTCCCGAGTTTGCAGAGCAA AGGAGGTTGATATCATCATACAGCGCTAAAGCTTTGAAATAG
- the LOC104738550 gene encoding uncharacterized protein LOC104738550, whose translation MATTMKKIFLFVLLVITTFTTVLFGSCSATVYTVGDSAGWIAKEGLYYEWAKEKVFYVGDSLVFKYDPYVNDVTQVWGALELEFCESSSPKAVYNTGHDVVTFTEPGDHYFISSNQAQCVLGQRLDVLVVHDPSRPIPPPPPSKILPSGEIYKVGDSNAWSVPEESDYYNKWSQDKLFHVGDSLLFEYDKELNDVLEITGDLEFITCDPSSRVAVHKTGHDLVTLTKPGVHYFISSETGHCAAGLKLRVVVGPLPKPVTFTNFPKKDGFFSYGPPHKVVKHFHTPAPSLKFSWL comes from the coding sequence ATGGCCACAACAATGAAGAAGATCTTCCTCTTTGTGCTGCTGGTGATAACAACCTTCACGACGGTTCTCTTTGGTTCTTGTTCGGCTACTGTCTACACCGTTGGGGACTCGGCTGGATGGATTGCGAAAGAAGGCTTGTATTACGAATGGGCCAAGGAAAAGGTGTTTTACGTAGGAGACTCTTTGGTCTTCAAATACGATCCCTACGTGAACGACGTTACTCAAGTTTGGGGCGCTTTAGAATTAGAATTCTGCGAGAGTTCTTCTCCTAAAGCCGTCTACAATACAGGACATGATGTGGTAACCTTCACGGAACCCGGAGATCACTACTTCATCAGCTCAAATCAAGCTCAATGCGTACTTGGACAGAGGCTCGACGTCCTTGTTGTTCATGACCCGTCACGTCCtattcctccaccaccaccgagcaAGATCCTTCCTTCTGGCGAAATCTACAAGGTCGGTGACTCTAACGCATGGAGCGTTCCTGAAGAGAGCGACTACTATAACAAGTGGAGTCAGGATAAACTGTTTCATGTAGGAGATAGTCTACTTTTCGAATACGACAAGGAACTAAACGACGTCTTAGAGATCACCGGTGACCTTGAATTCATAACCTGCGACCCGAGTTCTCGCGTAGCCGTGCACAAGACGGGCCATGATCTCGTTACGCTCACCAAACCAGGAGTTCACTATTTCATTAGCTCAGAGACGGGTCACTGCGCGGCTGGGCTTAAGCTTCGAGTTGTGGTCGGACCATTACCCAAACCCGTTACTTTCACCAATTTTCCCAAGAAAGATGGATTTTTCAGCTATGGACCGCCTCACAAAGTGGTTAAGCACTTTCATACCCCAGCCCCATCACTAAAGTTTTCGTGGTTGTAG
- the LOC104737691 gene encoding uncharacterized protein LOC104737691 isoform X3 — protein sequence MPSRRPWQAPEHDGLLGKGSFPKPSGFGAGTSGPRPQSNDSHQLSRTNEPYYPPRPYKAPPFIRRDTRDSLNDETFGSSDSTSEDRAEEEKKRRASFELLRKEHQKAFQERQKSNPDLRKNDFDFTELLGESKDEKGRPSRGDEVNNTPTIPGSNNTSFSSQSSAPRPLVPPGFASTILERKQGEKTQIETSQHERSPLNSKGINVVNGTSVNNGEKPSGIKIGSSEVLIEGEDGRVSSTDASERAVSISSFLGISTDTVHKDKSFEKLSFISTPAETQGYPKKSEQATMTLDNKKSLEISEGPSILDKIFNTAINLNTGDSSNITEKKVEKVEETRSPQIAKSSKFAHLFLEEDNKPVEDLPSSGPPRGLLSLLQGADKLQTFDTKAKGELSTDFPFQGHSTKSTDQLSKPVTAVPPVLTCEDLEQSILSEVSDSYHPPPPPVDQDLSVSSVKKTKQRKTSVDDQASQHLLSLLQRGADPTSQEMQLLSVTERRPPPSSVKSTTAGEADPGKSLTLENLFGSAFMNELQSIGEPVSGRAMVSDAPGVPLRSERSVGELSQRNQIRPDGLPGGILALPEDGNLLAVGGHANPQKYISFPGSQNQEPEVAFNIWDKLAALNSGPRNERPTMGGQDGPFLHQHPQQYATDPSSHLNGSGPVFHPFDSRHAHVKPQLDFMGPGSIIAQHHDPPPNHRFPPNMIHRPPFHHTTTSGHPEFDRLPPHMMQKMHMQDNLQHQHLMQGFPGGGPQHHHSPHVNNQMPGLIPELNPSQGFPFPHRQPNYGMPPPGTQVNRGEHPASLQALLGIQQRIDPSKQIPTVGQAGGPNRQGSMGHELDLGFGYR from the exons ATGCCATCTCGGAGGCCTTGGCAAGCACCTGAGCATGATGGACTTCTGGGGAAAGGTTCTTTCCCTAAGCCTTCTGGATTTGGTGCAGGAACATCAGGCCCCAGACCTCAATCTAATGACTCACATCAGCTGAGTAGAACCAATGAACCATACTATCCTCCTCGCCCATACAAG GCGCCACCTTTCATCAGACGTGACACTAGAGACTCACTCAATGATGAGACATTTGGTTCTTCTGATTCTACGAGTGAAGatagagcagaagaagaaaaaaaaagaagag CTTCTTTTGAGTTGTTGAGGAAGGAACATCAGAAAGCATTCCAGGAGAGGCAAAAATCAAACCCGGACTTACGTAAAAACGACTTTGATTTTACTGAACTTCTTGGGGAGTCCAAAGATGAAAAAGGGCGTCCAAGTAGAGGCGATGAAGTCAATAATACTCCAACGATTCCTGGTTCTAATAAcacctctttttcttctcaaagtAGTGCACCCAGACCGCTTGTGCCTCCTGGTTTTGCAAGCacaattttggaaagaaaacaaGGGGAAAAAACGCAA ATTGAAACTTCTCAACATGAGCGTAGTCCTTTAAATTCCAAAGGCATTAATGTGGTGAATGGAACATCTGTTAATAATGGGGAAAAACCGTCGGGAATCAAGATAGGTTCAAGTGAGGTGCTGATAGAAGGTGAAGATGGTCGTGTCTCCTCCACTGATGCAAGTGAACGGGCTGTTAGTATCTCCTCATTTCTAGGAATATCTACAGATACAGTTCATAAGGATAAAAGTTTTGAAAAGCTTTCCTTCATCTCTACTCCTGCTGAAACCCAGGGGTACCCTAAAAAAAGTGAGCAAGCTACAATGACGTTGGACAATAAGAAAAGCTTGGAGATTTCAGAGGGGCCATCAATTCTGGATAAGATATTCAACACCGCTATAAATTTGAATACTGGTGACTCCTCTAATATTACTGAG AAAAAAGTCGAAAAGGTAGAAGAAACACGGAGTCCTCAGATCGCTAAATCCTCCAAGTTCGCACATCTATTTCTTGAAGAAG ATAACAAACCAGTCGAAGATCTCCCATCCAGTGGGCCACCAAGAGGCTTACTGTCACTACTTCAAGGTGCAGATAAGTTGCAAACCTTTGATACAAAAGCAAAGGGAGAATTATCAACGGATTTTCCTTTTCAAGGCCATTCCACTAAAAGCACGGATCAGTTAAGTAAACCAGTAACAGCTGTTCCACCTGTTCTCACTTGTGAAGACCTTGAGCAGTCTATTCTGTCAGAAGTCAGTGACAGCTATCATCCACCTCCGCCACCAGTTGACCAAGACTTGAGTGTTTCTTCAGTAAAAAAGACCAAACAGCGGAAAACATCTGTTGATGACCAGGCTTCGCAGCACCTTCTTTCTTTACTACAGAGAGGTGCAGACCCAACTAGTCAAGAGATGCAGCTACTTTCAGTTACAGAGAGGAGACCACCACCTTCATCTGTGAAATCAACTACAGCTGGAGAAGCAGATCCAGGGAAGTCTTTGACTCTTGAGAATCTGTTTGGTAGTGCCTTCATGAACGAACTGCAGTCAATTGGAGAACCAGTCTCTGGAAGAGCTATGGTTTCTGATGCTCCAGGTGTCCCACTTCGATCAGAACGATCTGTTGGTGAACTGAGTCAAAGAAACCAGATCAGACCTGACGGTCTCCCCGGAGGGATTCTAGCCCTTCCAGAAGATGGTAACTTACTTGCGGTTGGCGGTCATGCAAACCCACAAAAATACATCTCTTTTCCAGGGTCTCAGAATCAAGAGCCTGAAGTAGCTTTCAACATCTGGGACAAGTTAGCTGCCTTAAACTCTGGTCCAAGGAACGAAAGACCAACAATGGGAGGTCAAGATGGTCCTTTTCTTCACCAACATCCCCAACAATACGCGACCGATCCCTCTTCTCACTTGAATGGTTCAGGCCCAGTATTCCATCCGTTCGATTCACGACATGCTCATGTAAAACCTCAGCTCGATTTCATGGGACCAGGAAGCATCATAGCTCAACATCATGATCCTCCACCAAATCACCGGTTTCCACCAAACATGATTCATCGTCCACCTTTTCATCATACAACAACCAGTGGACACCCCGAGTTTGATCGCCTTCCTCCACATATGATGCAGAAGATGCATATGCAAGACAACCTGCAACACCAACATCTAATGCAGGGATTCCCGGGTGGTGGTCCACAACACCATCACTCTCCTcatgtaaacaatcaaatgcCCGGGCTCATTCCCGAGTTAAATCCGTCACAAGGCTTTCCCTTTCCCCATCGCCAGCCCAATTACGGTATGCCACCACCAG GTACTCAAGTCAACAGAGGAGAGCATCCAGCTTCACTGCAGGCACTGTTGGGGATTCAGCAGAGGATAGACCCATCCAAGCAGATACCAACAGTGGGTCAAGCCGGTGGTCCTAATCGTCAAGGCTCTATGGGACATGAACTCGACCTTGGGTTTGGCTACAGGTAA